The following is a genomic window from Prunus persica cultivar Lovell chromosome G7, Prunus_persica_NCBIv2, whole genome shotgun sequence.
tctctctctcacatatcTTTCACACCaagacacacacacaaacacaaaaacatcTGTAACTGTAGGTGGAAGTATATACTTGTCTTTCTTGAATGTCTATTTCTGATCAATCATAATGATTCTTTTATCTATTTATCCCCTCTTATCTTAACCACAAGAGACCTGCATTTATATCCACctcttatttatatatcttcTGTGTGCATTCAGGTGAGGAAGGAGAAATTAGGTGACAGAATTACAGCCCTTCATCAGCTAGTTTCCCCATTTGGGAAGGTATGCTAGCTCTACCCCTCTATCTTATGCAGCTAAAAAGCCTTCaaaataaagttaattaaGCTAATATATAGTTAAAAATGGAATAATATACTACATTAAGTACAATTCTTggtatgaaaaaaaaaaacccattaagagAACTCTCCTTAAATAATTTCAGCACGAAAAGCctggaacttttttttttggttcctaTTTTAGTAATTTACTAGTTGGAATGAAGGGTTTCCTTTAACCTTTAAGCATTAAAGAAGACATGGTATGACTTTGGAGGGTTGTGGTGTGGCTTTTTATCTCTTTTGCAGACTGACACAGCCTCTGTCTTGTTAGAAGCTATTGGGTACATCAGATTCCTTCAGAGTCAAATTGAggtgatctctctctctctctctctctctctctctctctaaccttTTGCAGACAACCATGGGTTGGTACTTGCAATTGGGGCTGGCACCCAGAGACACTCACACCGTTAAAGTTCCATTCTCTTCAAATTGTTCCTTTCAAtttatattctctctctctctctctctctctctctagttttTTGAACTTGTAAAAATATACGGCTTTCATACGTGTCTTCACTTCATGGCTTCTCTTTTCCCCCTTGGATGCAGGCCCTCAGCTTACCTTACTTGGGCAGTGGATCAGGAAACATGCGGCAGCAGCCACAGTCTGCAGTAagttataaacaaaaacaacatacAAATTAACCTATTCATTTCTCTCTTCCCAAAGCAATACCTccatctcttcctctctcttctcccacGTGCAAGATTATTAATTATTAGTCATTACTTGATTCATTATCTTAACCTAATcagaatttgttttgttaattagGTTCATGGGGAGAGGAATTGTATGTTTCCTGAAGACCCTGGTCAGGTATTTATATACACATATGCTTTACATCCTCAAAGGGGCACTTTGCTTTTTTCAGTATTGTGTAAAGCAGCAATATGCCATGCTCAGCTTTAAAGCTTAATCAAGTCAAACTAGCTAGTCAAATGCTAATTAAATTGCTAATGCTTTTGCATTATTGTTCTGATTAGCTGCTCAATGACCATTGCATGAAGAGGAAAGGAGCTCCCGAGCAGGTACTCCGACAATATGCATGCTTGATACAACAACATTCTCCTTTaatttcttcacgatctttcgATTATATAAAACGGGACGtaattttaatgaattaaGCTGATTAATTAATCTGTTTTGCTGGTTAAAAACTTGTCAGGATGCTGATGAAGAGGCAAAGAAGGACCTGAGGAGTAGGGGGTTGTGTTTGGTTCCAGTTTCATGTACCCTCCAAGTTGGGAGCGACAACGGAGCAGACTATTGGGCTCCAGCTCTTGGCGGAGGTTTCCAGTAAATTAATGAACGCCATAGCTAGCTAGATAGCACACTCTAGCTATATCTATATCAATCGAAATCGAGCTTCATGGAAATTAATGATATAACATCATGAGCAGTCACTCTGCTAAAATCAAAAGGCTGATTGCTCATGATGCTATACAATAGTAATTTAAATCTCTGTATGTACGTATACATACGTACGTACGTATGTATCCCACGTATGCATGCATGTGTGCTTCTATTTGGGATTAGGAAGTCCTTAAACTCCCtaatttttattaagtttaatttatCTATAAATCTTCTATTTTGGATGCTACAACAATGCTAGCTAGCTGTTCTTGTATATTCTTtggtattaattaattagtatgaGTACCATTAGTCATTTTAAATGTAGCTTTGATTGAATCTTATTCAGCACACGTGTATCAATTTGATGTAAGATATTATTCGAAGAGGAAAAGCCAGAAAAAGACCTAGCTAGCTATCGAGATGCTGGCTAAGAGCATCCCAAAGAATCGCGCTAGCTAAGGTACACAAATTAACCCATTTGTCCCAACATCTTGTGACCCCATGTCAATTCTATCGAACTATAATTCTACAGCATCTTCATGATTTGAGACGTGTCATCCATCAAATGGTGGGATGCAACATCACTTAGTTGGCATGAATGATATGACTTGGCTTGCATGTGTACGTTGGTTCGCATTTTCTTAAGTGATGAATGAATTTGAAAACCATGGGGGATTAAAAGTGGTAATAATCTTAATCTGATATGACTTGGCTTGCatgcatttgttttttctcacATGTTCTTAAATTTAAcgaatttcaaaaattttccTCAATGATGAATGAATTTGAAAACCATGGGGGACTATAAGTGGTAATAATCCTAATATGAATAAACGCTTCAAACTGTAGGGTTAGAAGGCTTATCCTTTTAGATTCATGGGTCGAACTCTTATAGTGAGTACTCACAGTTAATGTGACatattttggtttctttgcacAAACATGAATTTTCTCTATATACACACAACTTTCAGAATCTCATtataatacatgaattttATTGACTGTAATTGTATAAATAATAGGGGTGGGCACAATACGGGATGACACGGGATGAAGGTCCTCCCGATGTCAATTCCGGATAGGGAAATCGGGATGGGATGACACGGGATGAGAGTTTTTGAGAACACGTTCAAACTATATCGGGCCCAAATTGGACCGGTATGATTCGGTATCAATGTTGATACCATAAAAAATCCTGCAAAAATTCAGAAATCTTGcaatttttataaatcaagCCTGATACAATTTGCAAACAATCAAGCTTCAAGAGTTTGTTTATACACTTTGGGGCTTTCCTTTTCCACcggttttatattttatacactttggagagagagagagagagagagagagagagagagagagagagagagagagagagagagagagagagagagagaagaaaagataagAACAAAGGGAAGGAAAgcagaagagaaggaagacgGAGGAAACAAAGTTGGAGTCGAAATGTTCATGGGAGAGGAGGAATTTGAAATTGGGGTTCATTATTTACCTGGTACTATTCGGTACAGTATGACATCAAATGGGATCACAAATCTAGAGCCGATGTCGTGCCAAACAGTAACAGGATAACACGGTATCATCTCGTTTACACTTAAACACCAAATGAGACGGCAAGAGATTGGCACGATTTCGAAATGGTTTCGATATTCCAGTtttgatgcccacccctaataaATAATGAGTGCATTTTCCAAACCACGCAattcatggaaaaaaaaatcacattttttttaaaacatagtTCTGAAAATGTTAAGTGTATCAAtccaaatataataataataattttgaaatcaCAAGCCAAACATTCTTATTTAGAATGGGATTGGATCGGTTGACAAAGCCCACTTGGGCATTTACAGTAGCTTTGGGCTGGCTATGAACATAGATGAGCTCATCTATATGCATACCGGCCCAATCGGTTCAATATTTTCCACCAGTTGACTTCATCGTAGTCTAGTTGCAATATAACGTTACGTAACGTAACCTCCTCAGTCTGTCCATGTGGTTTTTGGGAATGAAGAAGACGAgatgagagaggaagagagagttGTTCAAGCAAAACATTTGAATAGTCTTCaacagaaaaaacaaaccataaTCATTGTTTTTCCAATTAGATCAATTCATTTCTTGGTAGTACTTAGTTTAATCTAATTCCAACTTGCCTTAACAAATTGTACTAAGATGAAAACTAAGATAACAGCTAGACCTTTCAAACCGAATTCGAAAAGTCAGATCTTAAAACTATGTcacaagtataaaaaaattggtacCATTCAGCTTAATAAGTTGTTTAATAGACTAATTGACACGATCTATGGACTAATCAACTCAATCTATGGATGGTTCCATGATACATGCCACATAATGACCTCCTATAGTTTGGTGTGAGGTGTGAGTTGTTTGATTAATCAGTCCAATCTgattccaattatttattttttttgttttgacttCACGCATTCATCAATGTACTATAAGATTCCTTGTGTTGACCTTCCTACATAGACAAATACTAATAAGAATATTCATCCTTGATACTTTTCTAAGTTAGTTGTTTTCACATTACTTGATTCAAACCTCACATGCTTTGTTTCATAGATTATAAATATTTCCACCACTGGGCACTGCAGCCTTGCAAAGGGTCATCGAGTTTTGGGGATTATTTAGAGTTTAGAGGGAGATGGGGAGCCATTTGAGGATGGAGTTAATGGTTTTTCTTGTATTGGTTTTTTTGGGGATTAGCAGCATAGCCTATGGTGCAGTTTCCCACACTACCATGAGAAAGATTGATATGTTAAATAAAAAGGGTCCATATTTGGGAATTGTGGTGCCAAATTTCTTTGAGCTGAACCCTCTTCTTCAATCCACAAGCTTTGTGGCTGATCAGAAGCTTCCCTACTTAGATTTTTCTGGTACATAAACATATCCTTTAAGTCTAAATTCCttggtttggttttcttgGTAAAAAAGTTTCTCTGATGAAGGCATGagttcttttgttgttgtttttttgtatttttcacaTTGTACTCTCTCAATACACTGATTGCACTGAAAGAAAATGACTTGCAACAGCTTCTATATACTGAATTTTACAGGAAGAAGGTTTCGAATTGGACGGTTGGAAGACGAAAGTGTTATAATTGTTATGACAGGATTGAGCATGGTATGTTCATGCAGAACCTGTTTTACTTTGGTTTCTTTGGTTAATGATGCATCACATAACTGGTTTAGAAACCTATGACTAGCTTAATGCAGGTATCTCAACTCAATTACTGCTAAGCCTGTTCAAGGTGAAAGGTGTTGTGCACTATGGAATTGCAGGAAATGCAGATCCTCAACTCCAAATTGGAGATGTTACTATCCCTCAATTTTGGGCTCATACAGGCCTTTGGAATTGGCAGGTATAAAAATTTCtacttcctttttcttccatGTCCCTTCTGGTTTTCATAAACAAGGACAATGTAATCTAGATCAGAAAATATTGAATCTTTATTTTCTCTGGGAATTAAGCTAGTATGAAAGAATCAAAGAACCccccttttcttttaaattcgAATTTTTAAATCCTTCCAATGATTGGATAAATTGATAGGTTGTTCTAAATCCACACCCTTTGGCTGGCTCATACATTACCACTTACAATACATAACTAACCTTTTAAGTTTcagtgaagaagatgaaatatAATAACATTTGCCACACCAAATCTTATATATTCTctagtttttatattttccattGCCACTTGAATGCATGCAGAGGTTTGGAGATGGGCCCGGTAATGAGTTGTCCTTAGAATCATTTGGAGATTACACAAGAAAAGTTGGTCACATAAAATTTTCTGATTTCAACAACGAAACCAGAAATGGCAAGTCTGTTCCCAATCTTCTGAACAATGTATGGTATCAACCAGAAGAGGTCTTCCCAGTTCATGGCACTCCTGAAGTTAGGCAACATGCCTTCTGGGTTCCAGTCAACCCTAAGTTTTTTGCAGTTGCCAAGGACCTAGAGGTAATTGGCACCAACAAAcccacaaattttctttatatatatatttcttttgttggtgttttaataatttggaattaATTTTGAAACACAGGATTTGAAGTTGGGGGGTTGTGTGAATACAACTTGTCTGCCAAGAGCACCCATTGTGGTGAGGGTCAAAAGGGGCATAAGTGCAAGTGTGTTTGTTGACAACAGAGCATACAGAGAATTCTTGAACTCCAAATTCAATGCCACTTCCATTGACATGGAAAGTGCTGCAGTGGCTTTGGTCTGTCACCAACAGAAGAAGCCCTTTATTGTAATTAGAGCTCTCTCTGATTTGGCTGGTGGAGGCTCCTCTCTCTCCAATGAAGCCAACACCTTTGCATCTTTGGCTGCTCAAAATGCAGTTGATGTTGTGCTTAGATTCATTTCCTTGCTGTCTTCATagctacacacacacacacacacacaccataTATTTCTATTGATTtgttaaaatttgaataatttatatttaaaactgaatttgttttgtttagtttGTTGTTTGTGCCTAGAGATTTTATCCATTTCCTTTCCCTTATGAGCTAATTATGCAAAATACATTTTCTTGAATGTGTCTGTCTCATCTTAGAGTTACTTCCTACCAAGGTACCTTCCTACcaagtttcaaatttttcaaaaattcagaattctTCAATCCAATAACCTGCAGTCTGCAGCAGATGGTAGCCAAATTTCGGCCGCACAACGAATCCCACGTGTCgaaaattgtttatttttcaataggAAAACCAGTGAcaaatggaagaagaagaagattaatTAGGCCATCTTTGTTACCCTTTCACAAGAAATCGAAATGCTTGGCTTTGAGGATATAATAAACAGTCAAGCCGGCCAGGGCggcatattatatttatatttatacagGCATCCTACTGTATTGTGACTGTGCCCAAAGTTTACTCAAATGGGTTACATTTGCCGCAGCATTTCGCAACCGTTGAAAATACTGCGTCAAATGACCAATATGTCCCTCCCACTTTAGCTTGTATCTGCTTAAAAAGGGCCGTCCAAGGGCAATTCCCGCCACTAATATTAAAAAACTGGTATTTCCGTTTAAAACAAGTAAAGCCCAAACCAGGGCTTCCGAAAACATTTTCATAACCATACACTACCATGAGTGGTAATAACTGACCACCACCatgaccaccaccacctcctcctcccaaATTCTCCGCCACACCGCCGCATTTGTATCCGAAACACTCTCCCAACCCGAGCTCCGCCGCCACCTATTCTCCACTCTCCGCCGCAAATTCCCCTCCTCTACCTCCCAAGCCGCCCTCAACCCTCTAAACCTCGCCGCGGAGACCCTAGAGAACACCATCTCCTCCACCAGCCCCGCCATTCGAGCCTCCTCTCTCAGCCTCTCTGAAAAGCTCCTCCTCAAGAACCCCTTGaaccccttctcttctctcctcctctccctCATCTACGGCCTCTACCGCCGCCCCATCGAAGCGGCTCTCAGCCTCCTCGACATCTTCCACACTGACCCTTCATTCGCTCGAACCGAACTCGCCCCTGTACTTTTCGAAGAGCTCTTTCTAGTCCACCTCCTCCCGGTTCTTCATTGGTACAATGAGCAAAGAACACAAATTTTACCCACGTTGTCAACAAACGTTAGTTATGAAAACGACGACTGTTCCATATCCGACATGTCTATCGTTTTTCCATGCTCGAAATCTTTGTCGAAGATGAGCGGGGGACAGACTTCAGAGCTGAAGGAGCTGGAGAGCAATTATGAGAAAGTTCTTGATGAGAATTGCAGGGTTTTTAGTAATTACTTCAAACAAgttttggaaaataaagatGCAAGTCGACTGATTGATCCACCCACAGTGATGTTGAAGAGGATTGAGAGGGTTGATCAAGTCAAGTACGGAGATGATGAACAGGGGATCAAAACAGAGGAACCCAGATTTGAAAACGGACGGTATAAtgtaataaatttattttctttcaacttttaattattttggttcaTTATTATTGGTATTTTATGTTGACTGATCTTCAAACTTGGTATTTCTTCTTCTGGATCTTTGGCCTCTGCTCactaaaaccttttttttttttttttttttttaagcgtTTAAACTAGTGAGTTTTTCCTAGGTAGATTATTTTGACTTTGTCAAACCAATGAAAAATGAGAGGGCAGCTACATGTGGTATTTTGTggtatacttttttttttctttttttgtttacatGAACGTTGTTGCATCTGCCAGCTGGTGGCAAGAGGTATACAAAAAGAAGGTTTGTCTTATTGCAAAAACCTCATTAtataaaccctaattattgttattagggctctaatttattttattgtgaGATTCGAGTCACCAAACTCCCATGGGTTCCAGACTGTTTATCATGCATTAATCAAAGCTAAATGCAATTTGTCCTGCTCAATTATACCTAGGTAGGTCACTTtatcatataaataaagaGGACTGTTCTAAATATATTAACTCACACCTACTATTTTCAGCATATTATATGCTATCTTAAGATATATATCTTGATCGCAAAAGATCTATATCTAATGGTTTGGAGCAATTGTTACATCATGAAAGATTCTAGTGTGTGAGTCTAGTATATTATCGTCCATCTCAATAGGATATGTTGTGAAAACCCTTCAGTTAATTGGATTCTTTGGAACGTTTCAAAAGAATGTTAggtattatttcaattttgttacataattatataaagggttcataataaaaaaagcaatggGATTAGGAAGTTTGGGACATACTTAACAGTGTCTGCGGATTTTGATACATGACTTTGGGAGTGAACGTGTAACATGTGTTCAGTTTGACCGTTCTCTACGTGCTGAAGATTTTCTTGGACCTTGGCAGCCAATATGGGCTGAAGCAGAAGCATCAGTTGAATTGTTCAGCAGCAGCAGGGGAAGAAAACCCAAGTCTCCACCACCAGCTTATCCTCAAAGAGTTTATCTTAATAATATCCTGACGGTCCAGGAAGAATCTTCCTGGAGGTTGGAAGCGTCGGCCAATGTAAATTCAGATTCTGAATCAGAATCTTCGCTGGAGGACAACTCAGttggttcttcttcttcttcattggaTTCTGAAGCTGAAATTGAGGTAATAGTTCGATgctaacaagaaaaagaacctCCAGCTTTGGTCTGATAATACCTATGCTGCtgcgttttttgttttgatttcagTGTTTTGCCTTGTTGAGTTTTATAGGAAAACAACAGAGAAATGGAGCTGTTTGAGGCTACAAAGAGCCAAATTCAAAAGCTAAAGCAGCCCATTTCTGCAGAGTCAAGTTGGTATGTACCCATCAATCAAACCTTATTTTGAGTACTTGGTATTGACAAACGCCACACATTAGCATATCACATTGTCTATTTTCGTTTTGTaatattttggatttggatttcttcttgtttattAGTTCTCCAGATCGGTTCATGGCAGACTCTGATAGCACCTCTGCTGGTGGTGGAAAAAATACACCTCCCAAGGACTTTGTGTGTCCCATAACTAGCACCCTTTTTGATGATCCTGTGACACTTGAGACCGGCCAGACATATGAGCGAAAAGCGATCCAAGAATGGATTGAAAGAGGGAACTCAACATGCCCAATTACCCGCCAGAATCTGCAGAGCACCCAACTGCCTAAAACCAACTATGTGCTCAAACGTCTTATTGCAAGCTGGCAAGAACAGAACCCTGCTTGTGCAGTCTTAAACCTATCGCAGAATACAAGCCCGGTGGTTGACCCAGTTGTTAAGTCCATAATGCCTTTAACTTCTCCTGACAGTGTTATAAGCCAAGCCAGCCTTGATGGTGCAGTTGGAGAGTTAAGACATTCAATTACCAACCTTTGTATGTCAGAAATTCTCAAGGAGTCTGAACTGGCTGTTCTTCGAATCGAGCGATTCTGGCAGGAAGCAAATGTGGAATGGGATATTCAGAGTTTGCTCACAAAACCTCCCGTTATTAATGGTTTCGTGGAGGTTCTTTTCAATTCTGTTGATTCCAGTGTGTTGTCAGCTGCAGTTTTTCTACTGTCTGAGCTCGGGTCAAGAGACAATGCTGTGATCCAGACACTGACACGGGTTGACTCTGATGTCGAATGTATCGTGACTCTTTTCAATAAGGGGTTGAAGGAGGCTGTGGTCTTGATATATCTGTTAAGGCATTCCATCCCTAATCTAATTGAGCTGGACATGGTGGACTCTCTCTTAATGGTTATTAGGAAGGAAGATAATGATTTGCTTAACATGTGTCTAAAGCCAAGAACAGCTGCAGTGGTTTTACTCGGGCTGATTCTTGGTGGCAGTGGAGAGGGCATTGCCTCCTCAATTGTTAATACTGTGGTTTCTGAAAAAGCACTTGAAAGAATCATTAGCAGTTTGGAATCTGAATCGGTAGAAGAGAGGATTGCAGCAGTTGGGATCTTATTGAGATGTATGCAACAGGATGGAAAGTGCAGGAACACAATAGCTGATAAAGCTGAGTTGGCTCCTGTTTTGGATAGCTTTATGGGTGCAAATGATAGAGAACGGTTTGAGATTGTTCACTTTTTCTCCGAGTTAGTTAAGTTAAACAGGTATATTTACATTTCAAGTTTGTTTGTGTTTATCCAAATCTTCAATGACTCTTGGACTCGAGCCGGCATGACAAACATAAATCTTTGTGTTAGACAGAAGGACATTCAATGAACAAATCCTGCATATTATAAAGGATGAAGGTCCTCTCAGCACAATGCACACCCTCCTTATTTATCTTCAGACAGCACTTCAAGACCAGTGTCCTATTGTGGCTGGCCTACTACTTCAACTTGATCTTCTGGTTTGGAACTCTGTCTTTCTTCTATTCTAGAACTTCATGAAATCTTTCCTTGAATTGATTGTTGGATTGTTAATTGCAGGAAGTCATGTTGCATTTAAGTAGCTACCTGCATTGACTATTTGGTTGTACTAGTGATTGTCAGTTAACAATTACTGGGTTGGTTTGCAGGCAGAGCCGAGAAAAATGAGCATATACCGTGAAGAGGCAATAGACGTTCTCATCTCATGTCTCAGAAATGTGGAGTTCCCTGCTGCTCAAATTGCTGCTGCTGAGACAATTATGTCGCTGCAAGGGAGGTTCACCACTTCTGGAAAGCCTCTTACCAGGGCTTTCCTTCTCAAACGTGCTGGCCTTGACAAAAGTTACAAAAGTAGTATGCGAATGGATCAACTTAGCAACTTTTCTGGAGAAGATGAAACTCTTGTGAgacttatataaaaatttgcaCTGCATTGCTTtagctttttttatttccttagtTTTGGCAACTCGATCATCTTCATGAATCCATTTCCTGAACAATGTCCTTCTCTGGTTGACAtcaaaaggaggaagagaaggcgGCTAATaattgggaaagaaaaatggcATTGGTTTTAGCAAGCCATGAGTTTGGTCTACTTTTTGAGGCGTTGGCAGAAGGCTTGAAGAGCAGATATGCAGAATTATGTTCAGCATGTTTTGTGTCAGCCACATGGCTCGCACACATGCTTGATGTTCTTCCAGACACAGGAATACGTGAAGCAGCCCGGGTCTGCTTGCTCAAACGTTTCATATCGATATTCAAGTCTGCCAAGGACACTGAAGACAAAGCCCTCTCTATGCTGGCGTTGAACAGCTTCATCCATGATCCTGGTAAGAACAGGTCATCCTTGGATTTGAATGGGGAAATTGAAAGCTTCTGTTAATTGTATGAAAGtttacttataaaaatttctaaatttggGACGAGTTAAATATTCTTGATGTTGTGAATTACAGAAGGGATTAGTGAGGTAACTTCTTCAATAAAGGATATCGTAAAAGGCCTGAGAGAGCTTAAGAGATCCACTCCCTTGGCATTTCAAATGCTAAAACTATTTTCTGAGGGGCAAGACTCTAGCGCAGTAAGTTGATTACAACCTTTGTATGCTATATACCTTGTTCCAGAAAGAAGAAGGGTCATGACAAAATTATATGTTCATGTTTGACAACAGGAACTGTGGGATCATAAAGAATTAGTTCAGGTAGATTGCAGTGAGAATGGAGAGGTTCTTTCATTAGTTTGCTTCAAGGATAAAATATTTTCGGGGCATTCAGATGGAACTATAAAGGTAACTCAACCAACAAGTGTAAATTTCTTGTTCTTGCAGATTCTTACATATATGGTTCCATGTAAATTTTTCTTGATTGCTTTCGCTTTCCAAATTCTGAAGGTGTGGACAGGTAAAGGCAGCGTACTTCATCTAATCCAAGAAATTCGAGAACACACAAAGGCAGTTACTAGCTTGGCAATTTTGCAATCCGGGGAGACTCTATACAGTGGTTCACTTGATAGAACTACAAGGGTATGGTCTAAATCTTGATACTTCTTGTGTCTTTATCAGTTGCAGAACTTTCAGACTAAAGTTTCTTCTCTTGAACTGCAGGTATGGTCTATTAGCAATGAAGCAATTTATTGTGTACACGTACATGATATGAAGGATCAAGttcatagtatagccgtcaCCAATACCCTTGCTTGCTTCATTCCACAAAGTAATGGTATCAAGGTACTCAACGAAACTAATGGTTTGCTTAGAAGCAAGAAAAACCATGAACTTGCAACTAATGGTTTGCATGCTATTCGCTACCAGGTTCATTCATGGAATGGAGGATCCAAATTGTTAAATTCAAGTAAACATGTAAAGTGCTTCGCTCTAGTACATGGGAAATTGTATTGCGGATGCCATGACAGTGGTATtcaggtaaattttttttatagtgtTATAGTAGTTTAAACCCAGCTAATAGTTTGTTTCGCTCAATGTGCTGATAATCATACTTGTGAAACTCTCAGGAGATTGATTTGGCCACAGGAACACTCAGTACCATTCAAAATGGCACTCGGAAATTACTTTCGAAAGCAAATCCTATCCATGCCATTCAAGTTCACAGTGGACTTATATATGCAGCCAGTTCTTCTGCGGATGGAGCAGCCGTGAAGGTACCTTTCGTAACAGTATCTAATACCGTGCAAAATTATTTGTCTCTTGTATACATGATAGGACTGTCTTAAAGAAACTCTCAAGAAAATGAGTTTATGAAGCataaaaatcatataaatatatataaaaatcaaaattatttgtCACTGAACTGTTTAATTCTTATGTATATGTCAAGATTTGGAATGCTGCAAACTTCAGTATGGTTGGATTTCTGCCAACTACATTAG
Proteins encoded in this region:
- the LOC18771373 gene encoding bark storage protein A, producing the protein MGSHLRMELMVFLVLVFLGISSIAYGAVSHTTMRKIDMLNKKGPYLGIVVPNFFELNPLLQSTSFVADQKLPYLDFSGRRFRIGRLEDESVIIVMTGLSMLNAGISTQLLLSLFKVKGVVHYGIAGNADPQLQIGDVTIPQFWAHTGLWNWQRFGDGPGNELSLESFGDYTRKVGHIKFSDFNNETRNGKSVPNLLNNVWYQPEEVFPVHGTPEVRQHAFWVPVNPKFFAVAKDLEDLKLGGCVNTTCLPRAPIVVRVKRGISASVFVDNRAYREFLNSKFNATSIDMESAAVALVCHQQKKPFIVIRALSDLAGGGSSLSNEANTFASLAAQNAVDVVLRFISLLSS
- the LOC18771534 gene encoding putative E3 ubiquitin-protein ligase LIN yields the protein MTTTTSSSQILRHTAAFVSETLSQPELRRHLFSTLRRKFPSSTSQAALNPLNLAAETLENTISSTSPAIRASSLSLSEKLLLKNPLNPFSSLLLSLIYGLYRRPIEAALSLLDIFHTDPSFARTELAPVLFEELFLVHLLPVLHWYNEQRTQILPTLSTNVSYENDDCSISDMSIVFPCSKSLSKMSGGQTSELKELESNYEKVLDENCRVFSNYFKQVLENKDASRLIDPPTVMLKRIERVDQVKYGDDEQGIKTEEPRFENGRYNPIWAEAEASVELFSSSRGRKPKSPPPAYPQRVYLNNILTVQEESSWRLEASANVNSDSESESSLEDNSVGSSSSSLDSEAEIEENNREMELFEATKSQIQKLKQPISAESSCSPDRFMADSDSTSAGGGKNTPPKDFVCPITSTLFDDPVTLETGQTYERKAIQEWIERGNSTCPITRQNLQSTQLPKTNYVLKRLIASWQEQNPACAVLNLSQNTSPVVDPVVKSIMPLTSPDSVISQASLDGAVGELRHSITNLCMSEILKESELAVLRIERFWQEANVEWDIQSLLTKPPVINGFVEVLFNSVDSSVLSAAVFLLSELGSRDNAVIQTLTRVDSDVECIVTLFNKGLKEAVVLIYLLRHSIPNLIELDMVDSLLMVIRKEDNDLLNMCLKPRTAAVVLLGLILGGSGEGIASSIVNTVVSEKALERIISSLESESVEERIAAVGILLRCMQQDGKCRNTIADKAELAPVLDSFMGANDRERFEIVHFFSELVKLNRRTFNEQILHIIKDEGPLSTMHTLLIYLQTALQDQCPIVAGLLLQLDLLAEPRKMSIYREEAIDVLISCLRNVEFPAAQIAAAETIMSLQGRFTTSGKPLTRAFLLKRAGLDKSYKSSMRMDQLSNFSGEDETLEEEKAANNWERKMALVLASHEFGLLFEALAEGLKSRYAELCSACFVSATWLAHMLDVLPDTGIREAARVCLLKRFISIFKSAKDTEDKALSMLALNSFIHDPEGISEVTSSIKDIVKGLRELKRSTPLAFQMLKLFSEGQDSSAELWDHKELVQVDCSENGEVLSLVCFKDKIFSGHSDGTIKVWTGKGSVLHLIQEIREHTKAVTSLAILQSGETLYSGSLDRTTRVWSISNEAIYCVHVHDMKDQVHSIAVTNTLACFIPQSNGIKVHSWNGGSKLLNSSKHVKCFALVHGKLYCGCHDSGIQEIDLATGTLSTIQNGTRKLLSKANPIHAIQVHSGLIYAASSSADGAAVKIWNAANFSMVGFLPTTLEVRTMAISSELIYLGGKGGSVEIWDREKQNRIDTLQTGTNCKVLCLALDANEEVLVTGTSDGRIRAWGLS